Proteins encoded within one genomic window of Acinetobacter sp. WCHA55:
- the betA gene encoding choline dehydrogenase yields the protein MHSQHYDYIIIGAGSAGNVLAARLTEDPDVSVLLLEAGGPDYRLDFRTQMPAALAYPLQGRRYNWAYLTDPEPHMNNRRMECGRGKGLGGSSLINGMCYIRGNAMDLEQWASLKGLEDWSYADCLPYYKKAETRDIGGNDYHGDAGPVSVATPKANNNVLFHAMVEAGVQAGYPRTDDLNGYQQEGFGPMDRTVTPKGRRSSTARGYLDMAKGRTNLTIITHAMTNQILFNGKQAIGVEYIQGADHNNLLQVYANKEVLLCAGAIASPQILQRSGVGPSTLLQSIDIPVVHDLPGVGENLQDHLEMYLQYKCTQPVSLYPALKWQNQPAIGAEWLFNGTGIGASNQFEAGGFIRSSKEFTWPNIQYHFLPVAINYNGSNAVKEHGFQAHVGSMRSPSRGRVQVTSKNPFDHPSILFNYMSTEQDWQEFRDAIRITREIMQQPALDPYRGEEISPGKDVSSDAELDEFVRNHAETAYHPSCSCKMGEDDMAVVDGQGRVHGMQNLRVVDASIMPLIITGNLNATTIMMAEKIADQIRGHQALPRSTAPFYRAEIA from the coding sequence ATGCATTCTCAACACTACGATTATATTATTATTGGCGCAGGTTCTGCGGGTAATGTACTGGCTGCTCGCTTAACCGAAGACCCAGATGTTTCGGTACTGTTACTCGAAGCAGGTGGACCTGATTATCGTCTCGACTTTCGCACCCAAATGCCCGCTGCTTTGGCTTATCCTTTGCAAGGGCGTCGTTATAACTGGGCATATTTAACCGACCCAGAACCCCACATGAACAACCGTCGTATGGAATGTGGACGTGGCAAAGGCTTAGGCGGGTCATCATTGATTAATGGCATGTGTTATATCCGTGGAAATGCCATGGATTTAGAACAATGGGCCAGCCTTAAAGGTCTTGAAGACTGGAGCTATGCGGACTGTCTGCCTTATTACAAAAAAGCTGAAACCCGTGATATTGGTGGCAATGACTATCATGGCGATGCTGGTCCTGTTTCTGTCGCCACGCCTAAAGCAAACAATAACGTTTTATTCCACGCCATGGTTGAAGCGGGTGTGCAAGCAGGCTATCCTCGCACTGATGACTTAAATGGTTATCAACAAGAAGGTTTTGGCCCAATGGATCGAACCGTGACCCCCAAAGGTCGACGCTCAAGCACTGCACGCGGCTATTTGGATATGGCCAAAGGTCGAACAAATCTAACCATTATTACCCATGCCATGACCAATCAAATTTTGTTCAATGGCAAACAAGCGATTGGTGTTGAATATATTCAAGGGGCTGATCACAACAACTTGCTTCAGGTCTATGCTAATAAGGAAGTTCTACTTTGTGCTGGAGCGATTGCATCACCGCAAATTTTGCAACGTTCAGGTGTGGGTCCAAGCACCTTACTCCAATCTATCGACATTCCAGTTGTACACGACTTACCGGGTGTAGGTGAAAACCTGCAAGACCATTTAGAAATGTACTTACAATATAAGTGCACGCAACCCGTTTCTCTCTACCCTGCTTTAAAATGGCAAAACCAACCTGCGATTGGTGCAGAGTGGCTATTTAACGGTACTGGGATTGGAGCAAGCAACCAGTTTGAAGCAGGTGGCTTTATTCGATCATCTAAAGAATTTACCTGGCCAAATATTCAATATCACTTTTTGCCTGTTGCAATTAACTATAATGGCAGCAATGCTGTCAAAGAACATGGCTTCCAAGCCCATGTCGGTTCGATGCGCTCACCTTCCCGCGGTCGAGTACAGGTGACCTCTAAGAATCCTTTCGACCATCCAAGTATTCTATTTAACTACATGTCGACCGAACAAGACTGGCAGGAATTTCGTGATGCCATCCGTATTACTCGAGAAATCATGCAACAACCTGCGCTTGATCCTTATCGAGGCGAAGAAATCAGCCCCGGAAAAGATGTGAGTAGCGATGCTGAATTAGACGAATTTGTGCGTAATCATGCTGAAACGGCTTATCATCCATCCTGTAGTTGTAAAATGGGTGAAGATGATATGGCGGTAGTTGATGGACAAGGTCGTGTACATGGGATGCAAAATTTACGTGTGGTGGATGCGTCGATTATGCCGCTCATTATCACAGGTAACTTAAATGCAACCACCATTATGATGGCTGAAAAAATCGCGGATCAAATACGTGGTCACCAAGCTTTACCACGTTCAACTGCTCCATTTTATCGCGCCGAAATCGCATAA
- the betB gene encoding betaine-aldehyde dehydrogenase produces the protein MSNVQLHSLYIHGQYFNATSGQSFDSINPATGEVIATIQQASKADVDVAVQSAVQGQREWVAKTAVERARILRRAVDILRARNDELAQLETLDTGKAFSETSTVDIVTGADVLEYYAGLATAIQGEQVPLRESSFFYTRREPLGVVAGIGAWNYPIQIALWKSAPALAAGNAMIFKPSEVTPLTALKLAEIYTEAGVPAGVFNVVQGFGADVGQWLTEHPDIQKISFTGGVATGKKVMASAAASSLKEVTMELGGKSPLIICADANLDRAADIAVMANFFSSGQVCTNGTRVFVPQTLKAAFEQVIIARVKRIRMGDPMQAETNFGPLVSFPHMEKVLSYIESGKQQGATLLTGGQRATEATLAQGAYVLPTVFTNCHDDMHIVQDEIFGPVMSILSYDSIDEVIQRANNTSYGLAAGVVTQDISQAHRIIHQLEAGICWINTWGESPAEMPVGGYKQSGVGRENGITTLEHYTRIKSVQVELGEYQSIF, from the coding sequence ATGAGTAATGTACAGCTTCACTCGCTTTATATTCACGGACAATATTTCAATGCCACCAGTGGTCAAAGCTTTGACAGTATCAACCCTGCTACAGGTGAAGTCATTGCAACAATTCAACAAGCATCCAAAGCTGATGTCGATGTAGCCGTTCAAAGTGCTGTACAAGGGCAACGTGAATGGGTTGCCAAAACTGCAGTCGAACGTGCCCGTATTTTACGTCGTGCAGTCGATATTTTACGCGCTCGTAATGACGAGTTAGCTCAACTAGAAACACTCGATACAGGTAAAGCATTCAGTGAAACCTCTACGGTCGATATTGTCACTGGTGCAGACGTTTTAGAATACTACGCAGGACTTGCAACTGCCATTCAAGGTGAGCAAGTACCGCTACGAGAAAGTAGTTTTTTCTACACGCGCCGTGAACCTTTAGGTGTGGTAGCAGGCATTGGCGCTTGGAATTATCCCATTCAAATTGCACTCTGGAAATCAGCTCCTGCCCTCGCTGCGGGGAATGCCATGATTTTTAAACCCAGTGAAGTGACACCGCTTACAGCCTTAAAACTGGCAGAGATTTATACTGAAGCAGGCGTACCCGCTGGAGTTTTCAACGTTGTACAAGGTTTTGGTGCTGACGTCGGTCAATGGTTGACTGAACACCCAGACATTCAAAAAATTTCGTTCACAGGTGGTGTGGCAACAGGTAAAAAGGTCATGGCCAGTGCTGCGGCTTCTAGTCTCAAAGAAGTCACCATGGAGCTCGGCGGCAAATCACCTCTGATTATTTGTGCCGACGCCAACCTTGACCGCGCAGCCGATATTGCGGTGATGGCAAACTTTTTTAGTTCAGGCCAAGTGTGTACCAATGGCACCCGTGTATTTGTACCACAAACCCTCAAGGCTGCATTTGAACAAGTCATTATTGCACGTGTAAAACGTATCCGTATGGGAGATCCTATGCAAGCTGAAACCAACTTTGGACCTTTAGTCAGCTTTCCCCATATGGAAAAAGTCTTGTCTTATATTGAGTCAGGCAAACAGCAAGGTGCAACCTTATTGACGGGAGGACAACGTGCCACCGAAGCAACCCTTGCTCAAGGTGCGTATGTATTACCGACCGTTTTCACCAACTGTCACGACGACATGCACATTGTACAAGATGAAATCTTTGGTCCTGTCATGAGCATTTTAAGCTATGACAGTATTGACGAAGTCATCCAACGTGCCAACAACACCAGTTATGGGTTAGCTGCGGGTGTGGTCACACAAGATATTTCCCAAGCACATCGAATTATTCATCAGCTTGAGGCAGGTATTTGCTGGATTAATACTTGGGGCGAATCCCCTGCTGAAATGCCTGTGGGGGGTTATAAACAGTCGGGCGTTGGACGAGAAAATGGCATCACCACACTTGAACACTATACCCGCATCAAATCGGTTCAAGTTGAACTGGGCGAATACCAAAGTATTTTTTAA
- the betI gene encoding transcriptional regulator BetI, producing the protein MNKRRVKPEHERREEIINAAYAVIHEVGLSNTTIAQIAKKAQLSTGIVSHYFGDKQGLIHSCMRQMLNVLAETTASYKAKVVQPNPEHLLKAIIDANFDISQVNNTAMRVWLDFWSASMHQADLGRLQRINDQRLYSNLKFHFLQLMPRPQASQAAKGLAALIDGLWLRGSLSGHKAFDRDLARSIAYDYVDMQLRLIQQIRQEQQNE; encoded by the coding sequence ATGAATAAACGTAGAGTAAAACCTGAGCATGAGCGTCGTGAAGAAATTATCAATGCTGCCTATGCAGTCATTCACGAAGTAGGCTTATCCAATACAACCATTGCTCAAATTGCAAAAAAAGCACAGCTTTCTACGGGCATTGTGAGCCATTATTTTGGCGATAAACAAGGTCTTATTCACAGCTGCATGCGCCAAATGCTCAATGTCTTAGCCGAGACCACGGCAAGCTATAAGGCAAAGGTCGTGCAACCCAATCCAGAACATTTGCTCAAAGCCATTATTGATGCCAACTTTGACATCAGTCAGGTCAACAACACTGCTATGCGGGTTTGGCTCGATTTTTGGTCTGCCAGTATGCATCAAGCCGACTTAGGTCGCCTGCAGCGAATAAATGATCAACGTCTTTATTCAAATTTGAAGTTTCATTTCTTGCAACTCATGCCGAGACCACAGGCAAGCCAAGCAGCTAAAGGGTTAGCAGCATTGATTGATGGATTATGGTTACGTGGAAGTTTAAGTGGTCATAAAGCATTTGATCGTGATTTGGCACGTTCTATTGCATACGACTATGTCGATATGCAACTTCGCTTAATTCAACAGATACGGCAGGAACAACAAAATGAGTAA
- a CDS encoding choline transporter: MATDNPRAVDDQTLAPKDRLNGVVFYISALIILIFSLTTILFNDFANRTLNTVLAWVSSTFSWYYLLAATLYMVFVIFIACSRYGDIKLGPKHSKPEFSLLSWSAMLFSAGIGIDLMFFSVAEPLSHYMHPPVGEGQTLEAARQGMVWTLFHYGLTGWCMYALIGMALGYFSYRYNLPLTIRSALYPIFGKKIHGPIGHSVDTAAVIGTIFGIATTCGIGVVQLNYGLHVLFDLPENLWMQAALIAVAVAMTIISVTSGVNKGLRVLSEINIYVSVGLMLFILFLGNTEFLLNAFVQNIGDYINRFPSMTLESFAFQQPKEWMNSWTLFFWAWWVAWSPFVGLFLARISRGRTIREFVSGTLIIPLFFTLTWLSIFGNSALHSVIFDGNLALAQSVIANPAHGFYDLLAQYPWFPFIAGVATITGLLFYVTSADSGALVLGNFTTQFTNVDHDAPRWLSVFWAIAIGLLTLAMLMANGVTALQNATIIMGLPFSFVMFLVMAGLYKSLRLEDYRQASSSLNAAPVVGNVDILNWKKRLSRVMHHPGTTDTRRMLDDICRPAVMAVAEEMQKRGIDISVQESVLEEDSNLYHLDLMIHLEEEQNFVYQIWPVRYIAPTFSERGKLGKRFYYRLETYLYEGSQGNDLVGYTKEQVINDVLDRYERHMTFLHINRISPGNRPLFPDPQG; encoded by the coding sequence ATGGCAACAGATAATCCAAGAGCAGTTGATGATCAAACATTAGCGCCTAAAGACCGTTTAAATGGTGTGGTCTTTTATATTTCAGCTCTCATTATTTTAATTTTTTCTCTTACCACCATTTTGTTTAATGATTTTGCCAATCGAACCTTAAATACGGTCTTGGCTTGGGTGAGTTCTACCTTTAGTTGGTACTACTTACTCGCAGCCACCCTATACATGGTGTTTGTGATTTTTATTGCCTGTTCACGCTATGGCGACATCAAATTAGGCCCCAAACATTCTAAACCCGAGTTTAGCCTTTTAAGTTGGTCTGCCATGTTGTTCTCAGCTGGGATCGGTATCGATTTGATGTTCTTCTCGGTGGCGGAACCTTTATCCCACTATATGCATCCACCTGTGGGTGAGGGGCAGACCCTAGAAGCGGCACGTCAAGGTATGGTGTGGACGCTATTTCACTATGGCCTGACTGGATGGTGTATGTATGCTTTGATTGGCATGGCATTAGGGTATTTTAGTTATCGTTATAATTTACCCCTGACCATTCGCTCAGCACTCTATCCAATTTTTGGAAAAAAGATTCATGGCCCAATTGGTCATAGTGTCGATACCGCTGCGGTGATCGGGACTATTTTTGGTATTGCAACCACCTGCGGGATTGGGGTGGTACAGTTGAACTATGGTTTACATGTGCTGTTTGACTTACCTGAAAACCTCTGGATGCAAGCGGCCTTAATTGCTGTAGCGGTTGCAATGACGATTATTTCAGTGACTTCAGGGGTTAATAAGGGGCTGCGTGTTCTCTCCGAGATCAATATTTATGTCTCTGTCGGCTTAATGCTGTTTATTTTGTTTTTAGGCAATACTGAATTTCTACTAAATGCTTTTGTGCAAAATATAGGGGATTACATTAACCGTTTTCCAAGTATGACATTGGAAAGTTTTGCTTTTCAACAGCCAAAAGAATGGATGAACAGTTGGACATTATTCTTTTGGGCATGGTGGGTGGCTTGGTCACCATTTGTAGGTTTGTTTTTAGCACGTATCTCGCGTGGAAGAACTATTCGTGAGTTTGTTAGTGGAACTCTCATTATTCCTTTATTTTTCACACTCACGTGGTTATCAATATTTGGAAATAGTGCACTACATAGTGTGATTTTTGATGGCAATTTAGCTCTCGCACAGAGTGTGATTGCAAACCCTGCACATGGTTTTTATGACTTGCTGGCACAGTATCCGTGGTTTCCGTTTATTGCAGGGGTAGCCACAATTACAGGCTTACTGTTTTACGTGACCTCAGCGGACTCTGGTGCGCTGGTATTGGGTAATTTCACCACTCAATTTACCAATGTTGACCATGATGCCCCGCGATGGTTGAGCGTGTTTTGGGCTATAGCCATTGGTTTATTGACCCTTGCAATGTTGATGGCTAACGGAGTAACGGCACTACAAAATGCCACCATCATCATGGGGTTGCCATTCAGTTTTGTAATGTTCTTAGTAATGGCAGGTTTGTATAAATCACTGAGACTAGAAGATTATCGTCAAGCCAGTAGCAGTTTAAATGCCGCACCCGTGGTGGGCAATGTAGATATCCTTAACTGGAAAAAACGCTTGTCCCGAGTCATGCACCATCCAGGAACAACCGATACTCGGCGTATGCTTGATGACATCTGCCGACCGGCCGTGATGGCGGTTGCAGAGGAAATGCAAAAACGAGGTATCGACATCAGTGTTCAAGAGAGTGTGCTAGAAGAAGACTCAAATCTGTATCATCTGGATTTGATGATTCACTTGGAAGAAGAACAAAACTTTGTCTATCAAATTTGGCCTGTGCGTTATATTGCGCCGACCTTTAGTGAACGCGGAAAACTGGGTAAACGTTTCTACTACCGTCTTGAAACCTATTTGTATGAAGGTTCTCAAGGCAATGACCTTGTAGGTTATACCAAAGAGCAAGTGATTAATGATGTGCTGGATCGTTATGAACGCCACATGACCTTCTTGCATATCAATCGAATCAGTCCGGGGAATCGTCCCTTATTTCCAGATCCTCAAGGATAA
- a CDS encoding MarC family protein, with amino-acid sequence MLTSYLHAFALFFSLLNPFLMSIYMIGMIRNSEAKVFNKALIQGCLIAFVVFMLFAWGGEAIFSKYLNVRFEAFQIFGGLIFLVIGYRYVFQGADTIGEMRGAPEHLAGTIAMPFMIGPGTISAAVVTGMALPISGAAMIIFMTLALTCGLMILMKFAHDHLRYKHAKYIDRYVDIVGRLSALLIGTIAIDMIINGIIGVMAEM; translated from the coding sequence ATGTTGACCTCATATTTACATGCTTTTGCTTTGTTTTTCTCATTGCTGAATCCGTTTTTAATGAGTATTTACATGATTGGCATGATTCGGAACTCCGAAGCTAAAGTGTTTAATAAAGCCTTGATTCAGGGTTGTCTGATTGCATTTGTGGTATTTATGCTGTTTGCATGGGGTGGAGAAGCGATTTTTAGTAAATATTTAAATGTACGCTTTGAAGCCTTTCAAATATTTGGTGGTCTGATCTTCTTGGTGATTGGTTATCGCTATGTGTTTCAGGGGGCAGATACTATTGGTGAAATGCGTGGTGCGCCTGAGCATTTGGCAGGAACCATTGCGATGCCTTTTATGATTGGTCCAGGAACCATCAGTGCTGCTGTGGTGACAGGTATGGCGTTACCCATCAGTGGCGCAGCCATGATTATTTTCATGACTTTGGCATTGACTTGTGGCTTGATGATCTTAATGAAATTTGCACATGATCATTTACGCTATAAGCATGCTAAATATATTGACCGTTATGTTGATATTGTCGGGCGACTGTCGGCTTTGCTGATTGGAACCATTGCTATAGATATGATTATTAATGGCATTATTGGCGTCATGGCTGAAATGTAG
- a CDS encoding cyd operon YbgE family protein, whose translation MTDVAMENQTVDKKPNKFAMLISCLLAFPLAAVLLVHPAAMLDDNGHYSHSALMYIMIGISGGFIHGVGFVPRHWIWKWLFSPFLSWPLMIWGYYTWFFS comes from the coding sequence ATGACAGACGTTGCTATGGAAAACCAAACTGTAGATAAAAAGCCGAACAAATTTGCGATGCTAATTTCCTGCCTATTGGCCTTTCCACTTGCAGCGGTGTTGTTAGTGCATCCTGCTGCTATGTTGGATGACAATGGTCACTATAGCCATAGTGCACTGATGTATATCATGATTGGTATCTCAGGTGGCTTTATCCACGGCGTAGGCTTTGTACCACGCCACTGGATTTGGAAATGGCTATTTAGCCCGTTTCTCTCGTGGCCACTGATGATCTGGGGTTATTACACTTGGTTCTTCAGTTAA
- the cydX gene encoding cytochrome bd-I oxidase subunit CydX, whose product MWYFAWILGILMACFAGVLSALYIEHHQDLDEE is encoded by the coding sequence ATGTGGTATTTTGCATGGATTCTCGGCATTTTGATGGCTTGCTTTGCAGGTGTACTCAGTGCTTTGTATATCGAACATCATCAAGACCTTGATGAGGAATAA
- the cydB gene encoding cytochrome d ubiquinol oxidase subunit II, whose protein sequence is MIEYELLKIIWWVLVGVLLIGFALTDGFDMGSMAIMPFVGKTDEERRAAINTIAPHWDGNQVWFITAGGALFAAWPMVYATAFSGMYWALLLVLFALFLRPVGFDYRSKLQNTKWRTSWDWGLAVGGAVPALVFGVAFGNMFLGVPFSLDDTVRSTYTGSFFALLNPFALVCGLVSLSMLCAHGGAWLMLRTDGDLRRRSAQATKLMGIVYLICFLGAGAWLYFGGIEGYTLVTPFDTNGVANPLAKEVLTNANHGWMNNYSTYPITMIAPIAGILGGLIVVVAAGKNKAGFSFLGSSLAVVGAILTAGFALFPFLMPSSIQPVASLTMWDAVSSKTTLTVMTVAACIFVPLILCYTTWCYYKMWGVITNTHIKENSHSLY, encoded by the coding sequence ATGATCGAATATGAATTACTCAAAATTATCTGGTGGGTTTTAGTCGGCGTCCTGTTGATTGGCTTTGCCCTCACCGATGGCTTCGATATGGGCTCTATGGCGATCATGCCATTTGTAGGTAAAACAGATGAAGAACGCCGTGCAGCCATTAACACCATTGCTCCGCACTGGGACGGTAACCAAGTCTGGTTCATTACTGCTGGCGGTGCATTGTTTGCCGCATGGCCAATGGTTTATGCAACTGCATTCTCAGGCATGTATTGGGCGCTACTTTTGGTACTGTTTGCCCTATTCTTACGACCTGTAGGTTTTGACTACCGCTCTAAACTACAAAATACCAAATGGCGTACGTCATGGGACTGGGGTTTAGCCGTGGGTGGTGCTGTGCCTGCACTGGTTTTCGGTGTGGCGTTTGGGAACATGTTCTTAGGCGTGCCATTTAGTTTAGATGACACTGTCCGTTCAACCTATACAGGGAGCTTCTTTGCCCTGCTTAACCCATTTGCTTTAGTCTGCGGTTTAGTGAGCTTATCAATGCTTTGTGCACATGGCGGTGCATGGCTCATGCTTCGTACCGATGGTGACTTACGCAGACGCTCAGCACAAGCAACGAAACTCATGGGCATTGTTTACCTCATCTGTTTCTTAGGTGCTGGTGCTTGGCTGTACTTTGGTGGAATCGAAGGCTATACCTTAGTGACTCCATTTGATACCAACGGTGTTGCTAACCCATTGGCAAAAGAAGTCTTGACCAATGCCAACCATGGCTGGATGAACAACTACTCTACTTACCCAATTACCATGATTGCGCCTATCGCAGGTATCTTGGGTGGCTTGATTGTGGTTGTTGCAGCAGGTAAAAACAAAGCGGGCTTTAGCTTCTTAGGTTCAAGTTTAGCAGTCGTGGGTGCAATTTTAACTGCTGGTTTTGCGCTGTTCCCATTCTTAATGCCATCAAGCATTCAACCTGTTGCCAGCTTGACCATGTGGGATGCAGTTTCAAGTAAAACAACATTAACTGTAATGACAGTTGCAGCATGTATCTTTGTCCCACTTATTTTGTGCTATACCACTTGGTGTTACTACAAAATGTGGGGTGTTATTACCAACACACACATTAAAGAGAATTCACACAGCCTTTACTAA
- a CDS encoding cytochrome ubiquinol oxidase subunit I, producing MISESVVDLSRFQFAMTAMYHFIFVPLTLGLAFILAIMETTYVISGKEIYKDMTKFWGKLFGINFALGVTTGLTMEFQFGTNWAYYSHYVGDIFGAPLAIEGLMAFFLESTFIGLFFFGWDRLSKVQHLCVTWLVALGSNMSALWILVANGWMQNPVGSVFNYETMRMELVDFGALIFNPVAQVKFVHTVSAGYVTGAIFVLAISSYYLLKKRDIPFARRSFAIAAIFGLASTLSVILLGDESGYEIGDVQKTKLAAIEAEWDTHPAPAAITLFGIPNKETMTTDYAVKIPYVMGIIATRSLDKEVIGIKDLIVQHEARIRNGMIAYSQLEQLRSGNTSPELKAAFEQSQKDLGYGLLLKKYTPNVVDASEEQIKSAALDTIPHVPSLFWAFRAMVASGFLMLLLFILATFAVAKRNAENKPWLLKFALFALPLPWVAAQTGWYVAEVGRQPWTIGEVLPTHLSASSLSTGDVWGSIAALAAFYTVLLIIEMYLMIKFSRLGPSSLHTGKYHFEKLEAARNEETQA from the coding sequence ATGATATCTGAAAGCGTGGTCGATCTTTCGCGGTTCCAGTTCGCTATGACCGCGATGTATCACTTTATTTTTGTTCCACTTACACTGGGGCTTGCCTTTATTCTTGCCATTATGGAAACCACCTATGTGATTTCAGGTAAAGAAATTTATAAAGACATGACCAAGTTTTGGGGAAAACTCTTCGGTATTAACTTCGCTTTAGGGGTCACTACTGGCTTAACCATGGAGTTCCAGTTCGGGACTAACTGGGCATATTACTCACACTATGTGGGGGATATTTTCGGTGCACCATTAGCCATTGAAGGATTAATGGCATTCTTCTTAGAATCAACATTCATCGGTCTGTTCTTCTTTGGATGGGATCGCTTATCCAAAGTGCAGCACTTGTGTGTGACATGGCTGGTTGCACTCGGTTCTAATATGTCGGCCTTATGGATTTTGGTTGCAAATGGTTGGATGCAAAACCCAGTCGGTTCTGTATTTAACTATGAAACCATGCGCATGGAGCTGGTAGATTTTGGTGCTCTCATTTTTAACCCAGTTGCACAGGTAAAATTTGTACATACCGTGTCTGCGGGTTATGTAACAGGTGCTATTTTCGTTCTGGCTATTTCAAGCTACTACTTACTGAAAAAACGAGATATTCCGTTTGCGCGCCGCTCATTTGCTATTGCCGCAATTTTTGGTTTGGCTTCAACACTTTCAGTGATTTTATTGGGTGATGAATCTGGCTATGAAATTGGTGATGTACAGAAAACTAAACTCGCTGCCATTGAAGCAGAATGGGATACTCACCCAGCACCAGCTGCTATTACATTATTTGGTATTCCAAATAAAGAAACCATGACTACTGATTATGCTGTAAAAATTCCTTACGTCATGGGGATTATTGCTACACGTTCTTTAGACAAAGAAGTGATTGGTATTAAAGATTTAATCGTACAACATGAAGCACGTATTCGTAACGGTATGATTGCTTATTCACAACTCGAGCAACTCCGTTCAGGCAATACATCTCCTGAACTTAAAGCAGCATTTGAACAATCTCAAAAAGATTTAGGCTATGGTCTACTTCTGAAAAAATATACACCAAATGTTGTAGATGCCTCTGAAGAACAAATTAAATCTGCTGCATTAGATACAATTCCACATGTACCAAGTCTGTTTTGGGCATTCCGTGCAATGGTGGCATCTGGTTTCCTGATGTTATTACTGTTTATTTTAGCTACTTTTGCTGTTGCAAAACGCAATGCAGAGAACAAACCATGGCTACTAAAATTTGCACTTTTCGCGCTGCCTCTACCATGGGTTGCTGCGCAAACAGGTTGGTACGTTGCTGAAGTAGGTCGTCAGCCTTGGACGATTGGTGAGGTTTTACCTACACACTTGTCAGCATCAAGCTTAAGCACAGGTGATGTATGGGGTTCTATCGCTGCCTTGGCTGCGTTCTATACCGTACTTTTGATTATTGAAATGTATTTAATGATCAAATTCTCACGTCTTGGTCCAAGTTCGCTTCACACAGGTAAATACCATTTTGAAAAACTTGAAGCAGCTCGCAATGAGGAGACTCAAGCATGA
- the cydP gene encoding cytochrome oxidase putative small subunit CydP, protein MSLVPKNLNQKVTREIVAILIIKVIILMVIKNIWFDAPTIPKNFDNQVAERIAGNPSPIKETR, encoded by the coding sequence ATGAGCTTAGTCCCCAAAAATCTCAATCAAAAAGTCACCAGAGAGATTGTGGCCATTTTAATCATTAAGGTGATTATTTTAATGGTCATTAAGAACATCTGGTTTGACGCCCCGACTATTCCTAAAAATTTTGACAATCAAGTTGCTGAGCGTATTGCAGGCAATCCATCCCCAATCAAGGAGACACGTTGA
- a CDS encoding OB-fold-containig protein has protein sequence MYELLHHPDLMLFHFSLLTLVILSMVETLGYFFKSRPSHFLKRLSPQKLTESPLLDVKFSKVLIVVFLLLNFSVAGYFLQFCIYAKEQAFTSAYYLILPALIIAIFFTVFMIHCLDQVIKPRPDKKQTNLLGRLATISSGNARPGFSAQARVRDEYGQLHYVQVEPEFGELEFQSQIILIRLKKSHYIAKKISKSNQLFSGER, from the coding sequence ATGTATGAGTTGCTACATCACCCTGACTTGATGCTCTTTCATTTCAGCTTATTGACTTTAGTCATACTCAGCATGGTGGAAACCTTAGGCTACTTTTTTAAATCACGCCCAAGTCATTTTCTCAAAAGGCTATCACCACAAAAACTGACCGAATCTCCGCTGCTAGACGTTAAGTTTTCTAAAGTGCTCATTGTGGTTTTTCTCTTACTTAATTTTAGTGTTGCAGGTTATTTCCTTCAGTTCTGCATTTATGCCAAAGAACAAGCGTTTACTTCGGCTTACTATCTGATCTTGCCCGCACTGATTATTGCAATTTTCTTTACCGTTTTTATGATCCACTGTCTGGATCAAGTCATTAAACCCAGACCTGATAAAAAACAAACCAACTTACTGGGTCGTCTGGCGACCATCTCCAGTGGGAACGCACGTCCTGGTTTTTCGGCTCAAGCTCGCGTTCGCGATGAATATGGTCAGCTACACTATGTGCAAGTTGAGCCTGAGTTTGGTGAGCTTGAGTTTCAGTCACAAATTATTCTCATTCGTCTAAAAAAGTCGCATTACATAGCAAAGAAAATTTCAAAATCCAATCAACTTTTTAGCGGCGAACGCTAA